In the Populus trichocarpa isolate Nisqually-1 chromosome 1, P.trichocarpa_v4.1, whole genome shotgun sequence genome, one interval contains:
- the LOC7480107 gene encoding protein NRT1/ PTR FAMILY 4.5, which produces MDGLNTSSRRKGGFRACTFIFTLGALENMGFIANMASLVLYFYYIMHFDIATSANTLTNFMGSVFMLSLVGAFIADTFLNRFYTCLLFGIMEVMGLALLTTQAYFKDLQPEFCLRSTCVEGGQAVMLYGSLCLYALGSGGVKGAIPALGGDQFDHHQQKKGALARYYNWNLLISTTGSIVGVTAVVWVSMNKGWYKGFFVSTVATLIGFTVLALGKPFYRIQPPGNSTFVRIAQVIAVTFRNRDLSLPKNPDKLFEIHDASRDPSEERLSHSNQFRLLDKAAILREGTEPQPWKVCTVTQVEEVKIIIRMIPIIASTILMNTSMAQLQTFSVQQGVTMDAHLGTKTIPTPSIPVIPLVFMSVLIPIYEFVAVPFARKITGHPSGITQLQRVGVGLVLSILSMAVAGFIELYRKHEVHKNPPNKISVFWLSFQYGIFGIADMFTVVGLLEFFYNEAPSGMRSVSTSFTWLTLALGYFTSTVFVDIINSVTKRITPSKQGWLHGNDLNSNNLNLFYWFLAILNVINFVFYLFSASWYKYKSDDRESETIAKAEKGPNGEITLVK; this is translated from the exons ATG GATGGCCTCAATACATCTAGCAGACGAAAAGGCGGCTTCCGAGCTTGCACTTTTATCTTCA CTTTGGGAGCCCTGGAGAACATGGGATTTATAGCTAACATGGCAAGCTTggttctatatttttattatatcatgcATTTCGACATAGCCACTTCAGCAAATACGCTCACCAACTTCATGGGTTCGGTTTTCATGCTCTCTCTTGTTGGAGCCTTCATTGCTGATACTTTCTTGAACCGATTCTATACTTGCCTCTTATTTGGAATAATGGAAGTCATG GGTCTTGCATTGCTTACAACTCAAGCTTATTTCAAGGATTTGCAGCCTGAATTTTGTCTCAGGTCAACTTGTGTCGAAGGTGGCCAAGCAGTTATGTTATATGGATCTCTTTGTCTGTATGCACTAGGTTCAGGTGGAGTTAAGGGGGCTATTCCTGCACTAGGTGGAGACCAGTTTGATCATCATCAACAGAAGAAAGGGGCGCTTGCTCGTTATTATAACTGGAACCTTCTAATTTCAACCACTGGATCAATAGTTGGAGTCACAGCTGTTGTGTGGGTTAGCATGAACAAGGGGTGGTACAAAGGTTTTTTCGTTTCAACTGTGGCTACCTTGATTGGATTCACTGTTCTTGCCCTTGGGAAGCCTTTCTACCGCATCCAGCCACCTGGAAATAGTACTTTCGTTAGGATAGCACAG GTCATAGCGGTCACGTTCCGGAATAGGGACTTGTCTCTGCCAAAAAATCCTGACAAACTCTTCGAGATCCATGATGCGTCAAGAGATCCATCTGAAGAGAGACTTTCACATTCCAATCAATTCAG ATTGCTAGACAAAGCTGCTATTCTTAGAGAAGGAACGGAGCCACAGCCTTGGAAAGTTTGCACAGTGACCCAAGTTGAAGAAGTAAAGATTATAATAAGGATGATCCCCATCATAGCCAGTACAATTTTAATGAACACAAGTATGGCACAGCTACAAACATTCTCAGTACAACAAGGGGTCACCATGGATGCACATCTTGGCACCAAAACAATCCCAACCCCATCTATTCCGGTGATTCCTCTGGTTTTCATGTCTGTCCTCATTCCCATTTATGAATTTGTTGCCGTCCCGTTTGCTCGAAAGATAACCGGCCATCCATCCGGTATAACGCAGCTTCAACGTGTCGGAGTTGGTCTTGTTCTGTCCATTCTGTCAATGGCCGTGGCAGGTTTTATTGAACTGTACAGAAAACACGAGGTCCACAAGAATCCACCAAACAAAATCAGTGTTTTTTGGCTTTCCTTCCAATATGGCATTTTTGGGATTGCAGACATGTTCACAGTTGTTGGATTGTTGGAGTTTTTCTACAATGAAGCTCCATCAGGAATGAGATCTGTATCTACTTCTTTCACATGGTTAACATTGGCTCTGGGATACTTCACCAGCACTGTCTTTGTTGATATCATAAACTCTGTCACCAAGAGAATCACTCCAAGCAAACAAGGATGGTTACATGGGAATGACCTCAACTCCAATAATCTGAACCTCTTCTACTGGTTTTTGGCTATCCTTAACGTCATCAATTTTGTCTTCTATCTCTTCTCGGCTTCCTGGTACAAGTACAAGAGTGATGACCGAGAATCAGAGACCATAGCAAAGGCAGAGAAAGGACCGAATGGTGAGATCACTCTGGTTAAGTAG
- the LOC7480108 gene encoding blue copper protein 1b yields MQQRRYSRLCLLSLSFSCLLLLLPSFLGPVDAYKNYTVGDSLGWYDATVKSNVNYQKWADGKNFSLGDFLIFNTDSNHSVVQTYNFTTFKSCDYDNSEGNETVEWSSTNPSNTLTQAVTVAVPLVKEGPTFFFSGYYDGEQCQNGQHFKITVSHGKGLPDSLKDPSDQAPAPNAADYGSTPDTVVPFDFNNPHDQDTDVKKDSGSISLYVKNLDMKLNGILLSLGILYMF; encoded by the exons ATGCAACAGAGAAGGTACAGCAGACTATGCCTTCTTTCCCTCTCATTctcttgtcttcttcttcttcttccatcttTCTTAGGACCTGTCGATGCTTACAAGAACTACACGGTGGGTGACTCCTTGGGCTGGTACGACGCCACTGTCAAGTCTAATGTCAATTACCAAAAATGGGCTGATGGCAAGAACTTCAGCTTGGGAGATTTCCTCA TTTTCAACACGGATAGCAATCATTCAGTGGTTCAAACATACAATTTCACCACATTCAAGTCGTGCGATTATGACAATTCTGAAGGAAATGAAACCGTGGAATGGTCGTCCACCAATCCATCCAACACTCTCACACAGGCAGTCACAGTGGCAGTTCCTCTAGTCAAGGAAGGGCCGACATTTTTCTTCTCTGGGTACTACGACGGGGAGCAATGTCAGAATGGCCAGCATTTCAAAATAACCGTGTCTCATGGAAAAGGGCTACCGGATAGCCTGAAAGATCCATCCGATCAGGCCCCGGCTCCAAATGCTGCCGATTATGGCTCGACACCGGATACAGTTGTGCCCTTTGACTTCAATAACCCTCACGATCAAGACACTGATGTTAAGAAGGATTCTGGATCTATTTCGTTGTATGTGAAGAATTTAGACATGAAACTGAATGGGATTTTGCTTTCGTTAGGGATTCTCTACATGTTTTGA
- the LOC7480109 gene encoding pentatricopeptide repeat-containing protein At1g11900 isoform X1 yields the protein MRNFVNVVARSFSLSSSLLSHLHKVQFSPRKNRIISILVGSQISPHLATITEVIDHCKRLTTRVSFDEGEVKDDNLNQMLNAVENAPESATRKIGTAYVHNLCKAGNLFTAVRLLQSLCDKNIFLGPSAYNIILVAASEKNDIAILSQVFKDLIVSCQSLPSTSYLKLARGFVKTNDDVQLLRLVKEVSEMTFPSSMMVVNRIIFAFAECGQFDKALLIFKQMENLKCKPDLVTYNTVLDLLGHAGRIDEMLCEFASMKEAGILPDFISYNTLLNQLWKVGRLDLCSVYSRDMVESGIEPDLLTYTALIGSFGQSGNIEESLRLFNEMKTKQIRPSIYIYRSLIASLKKMGKVELAMTLLEEMNASMSNLAGHKDFKRTRK from the exons ATGAGAAATTTTGTAAATGTGGTAGCGAGATCCTTCTCTCTATCAAGCAGCCTCCTTTCACATCTTCATAAAGTTCAGTTCTCTCCTCGAAAG AATCGTATCATATCCATCCTTGTTGGTTCTCAGATTTCACCCCACTTAGCTACTATAACTGAAGTCATTGATCATTGCAAACGACTCACAACACGGGTGTCTTTTGATGAAGGGGAGGTCAAAGATGATAACTTGAATCAAATGCTTAATGCTGTTGAAAATGCCCCAGAATCTGCCACCAGAAAAATCGGAACTGCTTATGTCCATAACTTGTGTAAAGCTGGAAACCTTTTCACTGCGGTTAGACTGCTGCAATCATTATGtgataaaaacattttccttgGCCCTAGTGcttataatatcattttggtGGCAGCTagtgaaaaaaatgatattgcgATTTTGTCCCAGGTTTTTAAGGATTTGATTGTGTCTTGTCAGTCTTTGCCTTCGACTTCGTATCTGAAACTTGCCAGGGGTTTTGTGAAGACAAATGATGATGTCCAGCTACTGAGACTTGTCAAAGAAGTTTCTGAAATGACATTCCCGAGTAGCATGATGGTTGTAAATAGAATTATCTTTGCCTTTGCTGAATGTGGGCAGTTTGACAAAGCCCTTCTGATATTTAAGCAGATGGAGAATCTGAAATGTAAGCCGGATTTGGTCACGTATAATACTGTTTTGGATCTTTTAGGTCATGCAGGTCGGATTGATGAAATGCTCTGTGAGTTTGCCTCCATGAAGGAAGCAGGAATTCTCCCAGATTTTATTTCTTACAATACTTTGCTAAATCAGTTATGGAAGGTAGGAAGATTGGATTTGTGTTCGGTGTATTCCCGGGACATGGTTGAGAGTGGAATTGAACCAGATTTGCTTACATATACTGCATTGATTGGGAGCTTTGGCCAATCTGGAAACATTGAGGAATCATTGAGACTCTTCAATGAGATGAAGACAAAGCAGATCCGCccatctatttatatatatcgaTCGTTAATTGCCAGTTTGAAGAAGATGGGTAAGGTGGAATTGGCAATGACCCTTTTGGAAGAGATGAATGCATCAATGTCAAACCTAGCCGGTCATAAGGATTTCAAACGAACACGCAAGTAG
- the LOC7480109 gene encoding pentatricopeptide repeat-containing protein At1g11900 isoform X3: MRNFVNVVARSFSLSSSLLSHLHKVQFSPRKNRIISILVGSQISPHLATITEVIDHCKRLTTRVSFDEGEVKDDNLNQMLNAVENAPESATRKIGTAYVHNLCKAGNLFTAVFKDLIVSCQSLPSTSYLKLARGFVKTNDDVQLLRLVKEVSEMTFPSSMMVVNRIIFAFAECGQFDKALLIFKQMENLKCKPDLVTYNTVLDLLGHAGRIDEMLCEFASMKEAGILPDFISYNTLLNQLWKVGRLDLCSVYSRDMVESGIEPDLLTYTALIGSFGQSGNIEESLRLFNEMKTKQIRPSIYIYRSLIASLKKMGKVELAMTLLEEMNASMSNLAGHKDFKRTRK, translated from the exons ATGAGAAATTTTGTAAATGTGGTAGCGAGATCCTTCTCTCTATCAAGCAGCCTCCTTTCACATCTTCATAAAGTTCAGTTCTCTCCTCGAAAG AATCGTATCATATCCATCCTTGTTGGTTCTCAGATTTCACCCCACTTAGCTACTATAACTGAAGTCATTGATCATTGCAAACGACTCACAACACGGGTGTCTTTTGATGAAGGGGAGGTCAAAGATGATAACTTGAATCAAATGCTTAATGCTGTTGAAAATGCCCCAGAATCTGCCACCAGAAAAATCGGAACTGCTTATGTCCATAACTTGTGTAAAGCTGGAAACCTTTTCACTGCG GTTTTTAAGGATTTGATTGTGTCTTGTCAGTCTTTGCCTTCGACTTCGTATCTGAAACTTGCCAGGGGTTTTGTGAAGACAAATGATGATGTCCAGCTACTGAGACTTGTCAAAGAAGTTTCTGAAATGACATTCCCGAGTAGCATGATGGTTGTAAATAGAATTATCTTTGCCTTTGCTGAATGTGGGCAGTTTGACAAAGCCCTTCTGATATTTAAGCAGATGGAGAATCTGAAATGTAAGCCGGATTTGGTCACGTATAATACTGTTTTGGATCTTTTAGGTCATGCAGGTCGGATTGATGAAATGCTCTGTGAGTTTGCCTCCATGAAGGAAGCAGGAATTCTCCCAGATTTTATTTCTTACAATACTTTGCTAAATCAGTTATGGAAGGTAGGAAGATTGGATTTGTGTTCGGTGTATTCCCGGGACATGGTTGAGAGTGGAATTGAACCAGATTTGCTTACATATACTGCATTGATTGGGAGCTTTGGCCAATCTGGAAACATTGAGGAATCATTGAGACTCTTCAATGAGATGAAGACAAAGCAGATCCGCccatctatttatatatatcgaTCGTTAATTGCCAGTTTGAAGAAGATGGGTAAGGTGGAATTGGCAATGACCCTTTTGGAAGAGATGAATGCATCAATGTCAAACCTAGCCGGTCATAAGGATTTCAAACGAACACGCAAGTAG
- the LOC7480109 gene encoding pentatricopeptide repeat-containing protein At1g11900 isoform X2 translates to MRNFVNVVARSFSLSSSLLSHLHKVQFSPRKISPHLATITEVIDHCKRLTTRVSFDEGEVKDDNLNQMLNAVENAPESATRKIGTAYVHNLCKAGNLFTAVRLLQSLCDKNIFLGPSAYNIILVAASEKNDIAILSQVFKDLIVSCQSLPSTSYLKLARGFVKTNDDVQLLRLVKEVSEMTFPSSMMVVNRIIFAFAECGQFDKALLIFKQMENLKCKPDLVTYNTVLDLLGHAGRIDEMLCEFASMKEAGILPDFISYNTLLNQLWKVGRLDLCSVYSRDMVESGIEPDLLTYTALIGSFGQSGNIEESLRLFNEMKTKQIRPSIYIYRSLIASLKKMGKVELAMTLLEEMNASMSNLAGHKDFKRTRK, encoded by the exons ATGAGAAATTTTGTAAATGTGGTAGCGAGATCCTTCTCTCTATCAAGCAGCCTCCTTTCACATCTTCATAAAGTTCAGTTCTCTCCTCGAAAG ATTTCACCCCACTTAGCTACTATAACTGAAGTCATTGATCATTGCAAACGACTCACAACACGGGTGTCTTTTGATGAAGGGGAGGTCAAAGATGATAACTTGAATCAAATGCTTAATGCTGTTGAAAATGCCCCAGAATCTGCCACCAGAAAAATCGGAACTGCTTATGTCCATAACTTGTGTAAAGCTGGAAACCTTTTCACTGCGGTTAGACTGCTGCAATCATTATGtgataaaaacattttccttgGCCCTAGTGcttataatatcattttggtGGCAGCTagtgaaaaaaatgatattgcgATTTTGTCCCAGGTTTTTAAGGATTTGATTGTGTCTTGTCAGTCTTTGCCTTCGACTTCGTATCTGAAACTTGCCAGGGGTTTTGTGAAGACAAATGATGATGTCCAGCTACTGAGACTTGTCAAAGAAGTTTCTGAAATGACATTCCCGAGTAGCATGATGGTTGTAAATAGAATTATCTTTGCCTTTGCTGAATGTGGGCAGTTTGACAAAGCCCTTCTGATATTTAAGCAGATGGAGAATCTGAAATGTAAGCCGGATTTGGTCACGTATAATACTGTTTTGGATCTTTTAGGTCATGCAGGTCGGATTGATGAAATGCTCTGTGAGTTTGCCTCCATGAAGGAAGCAGGAATTCTCCCAGATTTTATTTCTTACAATACTTTGCTAAATCAGTTATGGAAGGTAGGAAGATTGGATTTGTGTTCGGTGTATTCCCGGGACATGGTTGAGAGTGGAATTGAACCAGATTTGCTTACATATACTGCATTGATTGGGAGCTTTGGCCAATCTGGAAACATTGAGGAATCATTGAGACTCTTCAATGAGATGAAGACAAAGCAGATCCGCccatctatttatatatatcgaTCGTTAATTGCCAGTTTGAAGAAGATGGGTAAGGTGGAATTGGCAATGACCCTTTTGGAAGAGATGAATGCATCAATGTCAAACCTAGCCGGTCATAAGGATTTCAAACGAACACGCAAGTAG